The following coding sequences are from one Lolium rigidum isolate FL_2022 chromosome 6, APGP_CSIRO_Lrig_0.1, whole genome shotgun sequence window:
- the LOC124663895 gene encoding bark storage protein A-like, whose translation MGGVRQQLPAGAVVLIAVALMATSAEGYISGKTWTAINRANRHGPFVGLVVPNTFEMVPVLNSPSFVASKTIPNLDVQGRRFRFGAIGGQNVVMVMTGLSMLNAGLATQMLLSLFRVKGIVHWGIAGNANEDLQIGDVTIPEYWAHLSLWNWQRYGDGKENELPLEAAGDYTREYGFLNFSDYTVGQGNPALSANELNSIWYQPEEIFPASGVPEERQHAFWVRASKRYYALAAKLEGMELPACVNGTTTCLPRAPRVVRVSRGCSGNVFLDNARYRQFLRTKFECTPIEMESAAVALVAYQQGVPFLTIRSLSDLAGGGSALGNEASTFISIAAQNAVDVMLKFVPLLKEQ comes from the exons ATGGGTGGTGTTAGGCAGCAGCTCCCTGCCGGCGCCGTCGTcctcatcgcggtggcgctgaTGGCCACGTCGGCGGAGGGCTACATCTCGGGGAAGACGTGGACCGCCATCAACAGGGCGAACCGCCACGGCCCGTTCGTTGGGCTCGTCGTTCCCAACACCTTCGAGATGGTGCCCGTCCTGAACTCGCCCAGCTTCGTGGCCAGCAAGACCATCCCTAACCTCGACGTCCAAG GACGAAGGTTTCGCTTCGGAGCCATCGGAGGCCAAAACGTTGTCATGGTCATGACAGGGCTGAGCATG CTTAACGCCGGGCTGGCCACCCAGATGTTGCTGAGCCTGTTCCGGGTGAAGGGCATCGTCCACTGGGGCATCGCCGGCAACGCGAACGAGGACCTCCAGATCGGCGACGTCACCATCCCTGAGTACTGGGCCCACCTCTCCCTCTGGAACTGGCAGCGCTACGGCGACGGGAAGGAGAACGAGCTGCCGCTGGAGGCCGCCGGCGACTACACGCGGGAGTACGGCTTCCTCAACTTCTCCGACTACACCGTCGGGCAGGGCAACCCGGCATTGTCGGCGAACGAGCTCAACAGCATCTGGTAccagccggaggagatcttcccgGCGTCGGGCGTACCCGAGGAGCGGCAGCACGCGTTCTGGGTCCGTGCCAGCAAGCGCTACTACGCGTTGGCGGCGAAGCTGGAGGGGATGGAGCTGCCGGCGTGCGTGAACGGGACAACGACGTGCCTGCCCCGCGCGCCGCGGGTGGTGCGGGTCAGCAGGGGCTGCAGCGGCAACGTGTTCCTGGACAACGCACGGTACCGCCAGTTCCTACGCACCAAGTTCGAGTGCACGCCCATCGAGATGGAGAGCGCCGCCGTCGCGCTCGTCGCGTACCAGCAAGGTGTCCCGTTCCTCACCATCCGCTCGCTGTCGGATCTAGCCGGCGGTGGATCAGCTCTCGGGAACGAGGCCAGCACGTTCATCAGCATCGCCGCTCAGAACGCCGTGGACGTCATGCTTAAATTTGTTCCGCTGCTAAAGGAGCAATAG